From Montipora foliosa isolate CH-2021 chromosome 6, ASM3666993v2, whole genome shotgun sequence, a single genomic window includes:
- the LOC138006641 gene encoding zinc finger protein 709-like isoform X1 — MVWYECLVSDEITRMMSLSVTRENSRQVNMGSQCKQISFPAKRGKQTKLKNADIKETRCQYKQCCKLFRQAGLLRRHYRIHTGEKAYECKQCGKCFSVAGSLRRHERVHTGEKPYECKQCGKCFSAKEYLREHERVHTGEKPYECKQCGKCFSVAGSLRRHERVHTGEKPYECKYCGNCFSDTGHLREHERVHTGEKPYECKQCGKCFSVAGNLRKHERIHTGEKPYECKQCGKCFSAKEYLREHERVHTGEKPYECKQCGKCFSVAGNLRKHERIHTGEKPYECKQCGKCFSGKEYLREHERVHTGEKPYECKQCGKCFSAKEYLRIHERVHTGEKPYECKQCGKCFSVAGSLRRHERVHTGEKPYECKQCGKCFSVKGHLREHERVHTGEKPYECKQCGKCFSLAGNLRRHERVHTGEKPYECKQCGKCFSETGTLREHERVHTGEKPYECKQCGKCFSLAGNLRRHERVHTGEKPYECKQCDKCFSETGTLREHERVHTGEKPYECKHCGKCFTQAGSLTTHERLHTGEQRYERKECRRPFHGRKSVRKYEKPQKLSASTNELEAKIHHPCITRERRSNQGEKHTCWLCQEELSSEELLLAHYQNHMTFEEPST; from the exons ATGGTGTGGTATGAATG TTTAGTGTCTGATGAGATCACAAGAATGATGTCATTATCAGTTACGCGCGAGAATAGTCGTCAAGTTAACATGGGTTCTCAGTGCAAACAAATCAGCTTTCCTGCGAAACGCGGAAAACAAACCAAACTTAAAAATGCGGATATTAAAGAGACGCGGTGTCAGTACAAGCAGTGCTGCAAGTTGTTTCGCCAAGCAGGACTTTTAAGGAGACATTACAgaatccatactggagagaaggcttacgaatgcaaacaatgtggcaagtgttttagtgtagcaggaagtttaagaagacatgaaagagtccatactggagagaagccttacgaatgcaaacaatgtggcaagtgttttagcgcaaaagaatatttaagggaacatgaaagagtccatactggagagaagccttacgaatgcaaacaatgtggcaagtgttttagcgtagcaggaagtttaagaagacatgaaagagtccatactggagagaagccttacgaaTGCAAATACTGTGGCAACTGTTTTAGCGACACAGGTCATTTAAGggaacatgaaagagtccatactggagagaagccttatgaatgcaaacaatgtggcaagtgttttagcgtagcaggaaatttaagaaaacatgaaagaatccatactggagagaagccttacgaatgcaaacaatgtggcaagtgttttagcgcaaaagaatatttaagggaacatgaaagagtccatactggagagaagccttatgaatgcaaacaatgtggcaagtgttttagcgtagcaggaaatttaagaaaacatgaaagaatccatactggagagaagccttacgaatgcaaacaatgtggcaagtgttttagcggaaaagaatatttaagggaacatgaaagagtccatactggagagaagccttacgaatgcaaacaatgtggcaagtgttttagcgcaaaagaatatttaagaatacatgaaagagtccatactggagagaagccttacgaatgcaaacaatgtggcaagtgttttagcgtagcaggaagtttaagaagacatgaaagagtccatactggagagaagccttacgaatgcaaacaatgtggcaagtgttttagcgtaAAAGGACATTTAAGggaacatgaaagagtccatactggagagaagccttatgaatgcaaacaatgtggcaagtgttttagcttAGCAGGAAATTTaagaagacatgaaagagtccatactggagagaagccttacgaatgcaaacaatgtggcaagtgttttagcgaaACAGGAACTTTAAGggaacatgaaagagtccatactggagagaagccttatgaatgcaaacaatgtggcaagtgttttagcttAGCGGGAAATTTaagaagacatgaaagagtccatactggagagaagccttacgaatgcaaacaatgtgacaAATGTTTTAGCGAAACAGGAACTTTAAGggaacatgaaagagtccatactggagagaagccttacgaatgcaaacattgtggcaagtgttttacccAAGCAGGAAGTTTAACCACACATGAAAGATTACATACTGGAGAACAACGTTACGAACGTAAGGAGTGCAGAAGGCCTTTTCACGGCAGAAAAAGTGTCAGAAAATATGaaaaacctcaaaaactttCTGCAAGTACAAATGAACTGGAAGCAAAAATACATCACCCCTGCATTACCCGAGAACGTCGTTCGAACCAGGGGGAAAAACACACCTGTTGGCTTTGCCAAGAGGAGTTGAGCAGCGAGGAGCTTCTTCTTGCACACTACCAAAATCATATGACATTTGAGGAGCCGTCAACTTAA
- the LOC138006641 gene encoding zinc finger protein 709-like isoform X2, translated as MMSLSVTRENSRQVNMGSQCKQISFPAKRGKQTKLKNADIKETRCQYKQCCKLFRQAGLLRRHYRIHTGEKAYECKQCGKCFSVAGSLRRHERVHTGEKPYECKQCGKCFSAKEYLREHERVHTGEKPYECKQCGKCFSVAGSLRRHERVHTGEKPYECKYCGNCFSDTGHLREHERVHTGEKPYECKQCGKCFSVAGNLRKHERIHTGEKPYECKQCGKCFSAKEYLREHERVHTGEKPYECKQCGKCFSVAGNLRKHERIHTGEKPYECKQCGKCFSGKEYLREHERVHTGEKPYECKQCGKCFSAKEYLRIHERVHTGEKPYECKQCGKCFSVAGSLRRHERVHTGEKPYECKQCGKCFSVKGHLREHERVHTGEKPYECKQCGKCFSLAGNLRRHERVHTGEKPYECKQCGKCFSETGTLREHERVHTGEKPYECKQCGKCFSLAGNLRRHERVHTGEKPYECKQCDKCFSETGTLREHERVHTGEKPYECKHCGKCFTQAGSLTTHERLHTGEQRYERKECRRPFHGRKSVRKYEKPQKLSASTNELEAKIHHPCITRERRSNQGEKHTCWLCQEELSSEELLLAHYQNHMTFEEPST; from the coding sequence ATGATGTCATTATCAGTTACGCGCGAGAATAGTCGTCAAGTTAACATGGGTTCTCAGTGCAAACAAATCAGCTTTCCTGCGAAACGCGGAAAACAAACCAAACTTAAAAATGCGGATATTAAAGAGACGCGGTGTCAGTACAAGCAGTGCTGCAAGTTGTTTCGCCAAGCAGGACTTTTAAGGAGACATTACAgaatccatactggagagaaggcttacgaatgcaaacaatgtggcaagtgttttagtgtagcaggaagtttaagaagacatgaaagagtccatactggagagaagccttacgaatgcaaacaatgtggcaagtgttttagcgcaaaagaatatttaagggaacatgaaagagtccatactggagagaagccttacgaatgcaaacaatgtggcaagtgttttagcgtagcaggaagtttaagaagacatgaaagagtccatactggagagaagccttacgaaTGCAAATACTGTGGCAACTGTTTTAGCGACACAGGTCATTTAAGggaacatgaaagagtccatactggagagaagccttatgaatgcaaacaatgtggcaagtgttttagcgtagcaggaaatttaagaaaacatgaaagaatccatactggagagaagccttacgaatgcaaacaatgtggcaagtgttttagcgcaaaagaatatttaagggaacatgaaagagtccatactggagagaagccttatgaatgcaaacaatgtggcaagtgttttagcgtagcaggaaatttaagaaaacatgaaagaatccatactggagagaagccttacgaatgcaaacaatgtggcaagtgttttagcggaaaagaatatttaagggaacatgaaagagtccatactggagagaagccttacgaatgcaaacaatgtggcaagtgttttagcgcaaaagaatatttaagaatacatgaaagagtccatactggagagaagccttacgaatgcaaacaatgtggcaagtgttttagcgtagcaggaagtttaagaagacatgaaagagtccatactggagagaagccttacgaatgcaaacaatgtggcaagtgttttagcgtaAAAGGACATTTAAGggaacatgaaagagtccatactggagagaagccttatgaatgcaaacaatgtggcaagtgttttagcttAGCAGGAAATTTaagaagacatgaaagagtccatactggagagaagccttacgaatgcaaacaatgtggcaagtgttttagcgaaACAGGAACTTTAAGggaacatgaaagagtccatactggagagaagccttatgaatgcaaacaatgtggcaagtgttttagcttAGCGGGAAATTTaagaagacatgaaagagtccatactggagagaagccttacgaatgcaaacaatgtgacaAATGTTTTAGCGAAACAGGAACTTTAAGggaacatgaaagagtccatactggagagaagccttacgaatgcaaacattgtggcaagtgttttacccAAGCAGGAAGTTTAACCACACATGAAAGATTACATACTGGAGAACAACGTTACGAACGTAAGGAGTGCAGAAGGCCTTTTCACGGCAGAAAAAGTGTCAGAAAATATGaaaaacctcaaaaactttCTGCAAGTACAAATGAACTGGAAGCAAAAATACATCACCCCTGCATTACCCGAGAACGTCGTTCGAACCAGGGGGAAAAACACACCTGTTGGCTTTGCCAAGAGGAGTTGAGCAGCGAGGAGCTTCTTCTTGCACACTACCAAAATCATATGACATTTGAGGAGCCGTCAACTTAA